DNA sequence from the Hypnocyclicus thermotrophus genome:
GTTTTTTCAAGCTTTAAAACTTTTTCATTATTTCTAGTAATTATATTATTATATTTAAGATTTAATAATTCACTACTACGCATCCCTGTATAAAATAAAGTATAAAGAATAGTATAATTTCTATAACTAATATCATCTTTTTTTTCAAAATTGATAAGTATTGTTTGAATTTCTTCAAAAGATATTTTTAATATATTGTCTAAATTATATGCATTATGTTTCATAGAAGGAATAAATTTAAATGGATTATTTGCACCTTTTTTTTCGAGTTCTTTATAAAGACTTTTTAAAGAAAAAATTATTTTATTAATAGAACTATTTTTTAATTTTTTTTCAACAACTAAATGTTTGATATATTCTTCTACATCATCTTTATCAACGTTTACCATTAATTCAATAATTTCATTTTGAGAATTAAAATTTACATTTTCATATGTAAATTCTAAAAATTTTTTTAAATAAAACATATAATCTTTTATAGTTTTTTCAGATTTATATATTGAAAAAAGAGAACTATCTATTTTTTCATTATTTTTTTTTTTCTTTTTACGTAGTATAATATTATTTTCAACATTTATTATTTCCATGATTCACCTCTATTTATGCAAATTTATAAATTCCTCTACTTTATTTATAGATGTATTAATTATCATTTTAGTATTTAAATTAACTTTATTAATTATTTTATATACTTCTTGAAAATTCCCTAAAAAACTTGAATGATGGGCATCGCTTCCCAAAGAAATAAACGTGTTATATTTTTTACATAATTCAGCTATTTCATAACAATTTTTTTCTGAACCTAATCTACTTGTAGTAAGAGAACTATTATTAAATTCAATTGCTACATTGTATTCAGAAGCTATTTTTATCACCTCTTCATAATGTACTTTATAACTTGGGTTTCCTAAATGCGATATGATGGTTAATTCTTTATTTTTTATAGCATTTATTAGAGCTATTGTATTTTTTTCTATATTTTTACCATCACCATAAGGAGTTCCTTTATGAAATCCACATAATTTTATTTCTATTAAATCGTAATATTTTTTAGGTAAATCAGTATCTCCGTTTTCACTTATTATATTCGCTTCAATACCTTTAAATAATCGAATTCCATTAATATATTTATCAAAAATTTTTAAATTTCCAAAATGATAATCATGAGGACTATCCGGAGCCATACTTCCATGATTAGTTAAAGCAAATCCTAATAATTTTTTATCTTTAGCAGTTTGAATTAATTCATTTAAAGTACTATACGCATGTGTCGATACATTTGAATGAACATGTAAATCTATTAAATATTTCATTTTTCACCTCTTTTATACATTATACAATATAATTCTTATATATAAAAGAAAAAAAGATAGCTTTTGCTATCTTTTTACTAACCTAAATATGCTTCTCTTACTGCTTCATCATGAAGAAGGTTTTTTGCATTTCCACTTTTTATAATATTACCAGTTTCTAAAATATATGCTCTATCTGATATTTTTAAAGCCATATTAGCATTTTGTTCTACTATTAGTATTGTTATTCCCATTTCTTTATTTATTTCTTGAACAATATTAAAAACTTCTTGAATTAATAACGGTGCTAATCCCATTGAAGGTTCATCTAAAAGTAAAAG
Encoded proteins:
- a CDS encoding PHP domain-containing protein, which translates into the protein MKYLIDLHVHSNVSTHAYSTLNELIQTAKDKKLLGFALTNHGSMAPDSPHDYHFGNLKIFDKYINGIRLFKGIEANIISENGDTDLPKKYYDLIEIKLCGFHKGTPYGDGKNIEKNTIALINAIKNKELTIISHLGNPSYKVHYEEVIKIASEYNVAIEFNNSSLTTSRLGSEKNCYEIAELCKKYNTFISLGSDAHHSSFLGNFQEVYKIINKVNLNTKMIINTSINKVEEFINLHK
- a CDS encoding tyrosine-type recombinase/integrase, which translates into the protein MEIINVENNIILRKKKKKNNEKIDSSLFSIYKSEKTIKDYMFYLKKFLEFTYENVNFNSQNEIIELMVNVDKDDVEEYIKHLVVEKKLKNSSINKIIFSLKSLYKELEKKGANNPFKFIPSMKHNAYNLDNILKISFEEIQTILINFEKKDDISYRNYTILYTLFYTGMRSSELLNLKYNNIITRNNEKVLKLEKTKSGKIQYKPLFEDCYNEIMKYKKYIKNIYNLKEDEMNEYYIFPTNFITNKKMSYNNLYKIIKDIGKLANKNISPHNIRHSVATELSLQGADVLEIRDFLGHSDTKVTEIYINAKGILEKKALNRLPKIRK